From one Chryseobacterium sp. 3008163 genomic stretch:
- a CDS encoding RHS repeat-associated core domain-containing protein — protein MDWRHYMPDIGRFAAMDPLAGVIPSWTPYRFTFNNPVYFSDPSGLLERGPEMLSDWIKNLSTGEYKFDKNVTGYGDTPLGYEYVGPTGSYTNASGDVVNLLANGEKETQIQEVSVIGKKGGSGALDYLNFLNDRAGDTSDVLASRRWQGGSFRVFSNRNVSLQGFSPLYRADNFGARGLTRSRYYNVSKTLKKGSVIASVTLGVIEVGNGVAEAGVSAGAVIGVWFGGVGAGPGALVGGIIGGVLGSWGGSELGEAGVEKAYE, from the coding sequence ATGGATTGGCGCCATTATATGCCAGATATTGGACGTTTTGCAGCTATGGATCCTCTAGCAGGAGTAATTCCTAGTTGGACACCTTATCGTTTTACCTTTAATAATCCTGTTTATTTTTCAGATCCTAGCGGTTTACTTGAAAGAGGACCTGAAATGCTTTCAGATTGGATTAAGAATTTATCAACTGGAGAATATAAATTTGATAAAAATGTTACAGGCTATGGAGATACTCCTTTGGGATATGAATATGTAGGTCCAACAGGATCTTATACTAATGCAAGTGGAGATGTTGTAAACTTATTAGCTAATGGCGAGAAAGAAACTCAGATACAGGAAGTTTCAGTTATAGGAAAGAAAGGTGGCAGTGGCGCATTAGATTATCTTAATTTTTTAAATGACAGAGCAGGTGATACTTCGGACGTATTAGCAAGTAGAAGATGGCAAGGAGGATCTTTTAGGGTTTTTAGTAATAGAAATGTTAGTTTACAAGGGTTTTCTCCTTTGTATCGAGCTGATAACTTTGGCGCAAGAGGGCTCACAAGGAGCAGGTATTATAATGTGTCTAAGACTTTGAAAAAAGGATCTGTGATTGCTTCTGTTACTTTAGGAGTAATAGAAGTTGGAAATGGCGTAGCAGAAGCTGGAGTGTCAGCTGGAGCTGTAATTGGCGTTTGGTTTGGTGGTGTAGGTGCAGGTCCCGGCGCCCTCGTAGGTGGAATCATCGGAGGTGTACTTGGAAGTTGGGGTGGCTCAGAATTAGGTGAAGCAGGAGTAGAAAAAGCATATGAATAA